Part of the Photobacterium sp. DA100 genome is shown below.
TAGAGCGGTGGGCATGAAGGTGAGAAAGAATATCCACAGTGTGTCCTTACAGCATGATGGAAAAACAAAAGTACCAAACTTTGGCTTAGGCCTGCTATTGATAATCTAAAAGAAAGCATCTCGTATTGTAAGGCGTTTTGTGGTTATTGGTTGAGGTATACGACCAATAAGTCAGCTTCAACGGCGTTTGCTAACTTGGGAATGGAAGAAAAAATGCGGCTGAATAATTTATGATGATGTCCGCATACGACTAAATCAATATCCATTTTTTTCACGATTCCAGAGAGCTTGATATGGAGGTCGCCAATGACCACTAAAGTGTCAGTGATTGGATAGCCACACTGCTCTGCGAGGGTTTGCAATTCTTGCTCCAATGCCTGCTTTTCTTTTGGCGTCAAAGCAACTCTATCAACATTGACATGAGCAAAGGACAGTTTGCACTTCGCATCTTTAGCTAATGACACTGCTTTATCAATTACGTCCTTGCTGGATTGAGATAAATCAACCGCGACTAAGATATGCTGATAGCTCATCATGTGACTCCTGATTTGTGGCGACAGGTTTTCCTTAAGTCTAGCGCTGCACGTGTCTTTTGATGGCAGAAAAGGCACTGACTTGCGATACGTCCTAGTAATGCATCTAAAAGCACCAATAAGGCGTGTGGGCTAAACCGGTTGTCCATGTCTAAATAGGTATTAATCTTGATAACCTGCCTGCCAGCAGAGGCTTCTACACTTTAATATTGGCTTTGCAAACGGAGGCTGTGTGGGTGTGGTGCTTGGTTAGAAAGCTCATTTGTTGCCTTGGACTGTCGCTGTTACTGACATTGGGAGTAGGCGCGCAAACACTGCCGGATATCGATTTTGTTAATAGTGAAATTGAGCGCCTGAACAACGAGAATCCCAAAGATGAAAATCTACTCCGCCAGTATCAAAGCTTGGCTCAAAGCCTGAGTGATCAGAACGGCTTGGAACAAGAGCAAGCTAAGCTACGCGCTGTCGTTACCCAGTTTCCGCAGCAGAGAAGGCTTCTTCGCCAGAAGATCAATGAGGCCGAACAACTTCCCGTCTTTCAAACGGAGCAACTGGAAACCTATGAAGATTTATCACAAGCGCTGGCAAGGTTGCGAGCTTCGCTCAGTGAATGGCAAACCGCGAGCAAGGACAATGCCGAACAA
Proteins encoded:
- a CDS encoding universal stress protein; protein product: MSYQHILVAVDLSQSSKDVIDKAVSLAKDAKCKLSFAHVNVDRVALTPKEKQALEQELQTLAEQCGYPITDTLVVIGDLHIKLSGIVKKMDIDLVVCGHHHKLFSRIFSSIPKLANAVEADLLVVYLNQ